The Leadbettera azotonutricia ZAS-9 genome has a window encoding:
- a CDS encoding amino acid ABC transporter ATP-binding protein, translating into MEIIKVETISKSFGENEVLKNISFTVNQGEVVAIIGPSGSGKSTLLRCITHLELVEAGSITLTGKSMVKDGVYLHAEQLREICLKVGLVFQNFNLFPHFSVMRNITEAQIHVLKRKKAEAEDRAAKLLEKMGLQDKANAYPCELSGGQQQRVSIARALALDPEVLFFDEPTSALDPELTGDILKVIRALASEKMTMVIVTHEIPFAREVADRVLFMDCGAFVEEGPAANVIDNPQMERTKAFLSRLSRNN; encoded by the coding sequence ATGGAAATCATCAAAGTAGAAACAATTTCTAAATCCTTTGGGGAAAACGAAGTCTTGAAAAATATTTCATTCACCGTGAATCAGGGGGAGGTAGTGGCCATCATCGGGCCTTCGGGTTCGGGGAAGTCCACCCTGCTGCGCTGCATCACCCACCTGGAACTTGTGGAAGCGGGAAGCATCACCCTTACCGGCAAAAGCATGGTAAAGGACGGCGTCTACCTCCATGCCGAACAGCTTAGGGAAATTTGCTTAAAAGTGGGCCTCGTGTTCCAGAACTTCAACCTGTTCCCCCACTTTTCCGTAATGCGGAATATCACAGAAGCCCAGATTCATGTGCTGAAGAGGAAAAAGGCCGAGGCCGAAGATCGGGCAGCAAAACTGTTGGAAAAGATGGGGCTGCAGGACAAGGCAAACGCGTACCCTTGCGAATTATCCGGAGGCCAGCAGCAGCGTGTCTCCATTGCCCGGGCACTGGCCCTGGACCCGGAAGTCCTCTTCTTTGACGAACCCACAAGCGCCCTGGACCCTGAACTTACCGGGGACATACTCAAAGTTATCCGCGCCCTGGCTTCAGAAAAAATGACCATGGTCATCGTGACCCACGAAATCCCATTTGCACGGGAAGTGGCCGACCGCGTCCTCTTTATGGACTGCGGGGCCTTCGTGGAAGAAGGCCCCGCAGCAAACGTAATCGACAATCCCCAAATGGAAAGAACCAAAGCCTTCCTGTCCAGGCTGTCAAGGAACAACTAA
- a CDS encoding DNA-directed RNA polymerase subunit beta', with the protein MRDIQDFDSINIRLASPEMIRAWSYGEVKKPETINYRTLRPEKDGLFCERIFGTTKEWECYCGKFKSIRYKGVICDRCGVEVTHFKVRRERMGHIELAAPVSHIWYYRSVPSRMGLLLDLPMTALRSVLYYEKYVVIEPGDTDLKKMQLLSEDEYYESQERYGGSFTAGMGAEAVHTLLENLDLDKMATELRAKMIEKGAKSDKRLLKRIDIVENFRNSKNKPEWMILKVIPVIPPELRPMVQLDGGRFATSDLNDLYRRVINRNNRLKRLQALNAPDIIIRNEKRMLQEAVDALFDNSKKKRVVKGASNRPLKSISDMLKGKQGRFRQNLLGKRVDYSGRSVITVGPELKMWQCGLPTKMALELFKPFIMKKLVDKDVVYNIKKAKMLVEQETPEVFAILDEVVKEHPVLLNRAPTLHRLGIQAFEPVLVEGKAIKLHPLVCHAFNADFDGDQMAVHVPLTQAAQMECWTLMLSARNLLNPANGKTIVFPSQDMVLGINFLTRIKPKARRPNVDKYIPLEKQYALETRYPEARKASLEKQNALETQLSVEKEKNEAKYRGLDSAFVAEEKKKDEKKYQDLKDSLAAEKKQYQELETQLVLARKLALEKNPDLAQNPDLEAKLSQLIPRYTSLDEILMAIEAKSLDWEAVIKIKPVKFPIWGKIGEEAKPDKDGLIETTPGRLVFNDEMPPEIPFLNYELKDKELRALIENVFSEKGSWITVKMLDVIKATGYKYATVFGATIGVDDIIVPVEKAAMIEEANKKVEEIQRHHREGTITQEERHINTEVVWTKTNEALTDIMMQTLEKDRDGFNSMYMMANSGARGSRNQIRQLAGMRGLMQKPSGETIELPIRSNFKEGLSVIEFFISTNGARKGLADTALKTAEAGYLTRRLVDIAQDVVVNEDDCGTINGVSYSAIKNGEEIVEPLRDRIVGRYTLEQVKHPITKELIVDVNEEITEVVVKKIEAAGVETVRIRTVLTCEAKHGVCRMCYGRNLATNRSVDIGEAVGTIAAQSIGQPGTQLTMRTFHTGGAALKISEENRIFFKYPVYVRDVDGAHVELAEEKSENAEGKLEVRKPAHWLFTRKGFAIINRVMKEFKLESRDELLAENGQRVIRDAPIIKRGNKEILSPENAYAMVLEKGRSRVLYLIGQDQKIEIRNGSEFVVKKGDVVEADKNIATFDPFSDPIIAEASGTIKYEDIILGTTYEENLDEKTGNSEKQILEFQSENKQPRILIIDDNGNEAASYHLPGGAYLNVDEGQKISAGRTIAKTLKESGKTMDITSGLPRISELFEARKPKSPAVLAEVSGVVRFKNIVKGKRVVIIEDAFGKEYKHLIPMSKRILIRDGDTVEAGESLCLGAVNPHDVLHIKGESHLQRYLMDEIQQVYRVQGVTINDKHIGVIVRQMMRKVEIVKVGDTKFIYGQLVDKYRFHEENHRVMAQGGQPGVARPVFQGITKASLNIDSFLSAASFQETTRVLTNAAIAGSTDYLRGLKENILIGHPIPAGTGMKRYRQVKLFDEEQQDLDAYMEEILEKRKLEKAAEAAREDGDFPVDDTDVEADSEVDDETDDDAEPEAESTGAEV; encoded by the coding sequence ATGAGGGACATTCAGGATTTTGACAGTATTAATATCAGGCTGGCCTCTCCGGAGATGATTCGGGCATGGTCCTACGGGGAAGTTAAAAAGCCCGAGACCATCAATTACCGTACCCTCAGGCCGGAGAAAGACGGCCTTTTCTGCGAGAGGATCTTCGGCACTACCAAGGAGTGGGAGTGCTACTGCGGAAAGTTTAAATCCATACGCTATAAGGGCGTCATTTGCGACCGCTGCGGCGTTGAAGTAACCCATTTCAAAGTCCGCCGCGAACGCATGGGCCATATTGAACTGGCCGCCCCTGTTTCGCACATTTGGTACTACCGCTCGGTTCCCAGCCGTATGGGCCTTTTGCTGGATCTTCCCATGACCGCCCTCCGTTCGGTGCTCTATTATGAAAAGTACGTGGTCATTGAGCCGGGCGACACGGATCTTAAAAAGATGCAGCTTCTTTCGGAAGATGAATACTACGAATCACAGGAACGCTACGGCGGCAGCTTTACCGCAGGAATGGGCGCGGAAGCAGTGCACACCCTCCTGGAAAACCTCGACCTCGACAAGATGGCAACAGAATTGCGGGCCAAGATGATCGAGAAGGGCGCCAAGAGCGACAAGCGCCTTCTTAAGCGCATTGATATTGTCGAGAATTTCAGGAATTCCAAGAACAAGCCCGAGTGGATGATCCTTAAAGTGATTCCTGTAATTCCCCCTGAGCTGCGCCCCATGGTGCAGCTCGACGGCGGCCGCTTTGCAACCTCGGACCTCAACGATCTCTACCGCAGGGTGATAAACCGGAACAACCGCCTCAAGAGGCTCCAGGCCCTGAACGCCCCGGACATCATTATCCGCAACGAGAAGCGCATGCTTCAGGAAGCGGTGGATGCCCTTTTCGATAATTCCAAAAAGAAGCGGGTGGTGAAGGGCGCTTCCAACAGGCCCTTAAAGTCCATCAGCGATATGCTTAAAGGCAAGCAGGGCCGTTTCAGGCAGAACCTTCTCGGCAAACGCGTTGACTATTCAGGCCGCAGCGTTATTACTGTGGGCCCTGAACTTAAAATGTGGCAGTGCGGTCTTCCAACCAAGATGGCGCTGGAACTCTTCAAGCCCTTCATTATGAAGAAGCTTGTTGATAAAGACGTGGTCTACAATATCAAAAAGGCCAAGATGCTGGTTGAGCAGGAGACCCCCGAGGTCTTCGCCATACTCGACGAAGTAGTAAAAGAGCACCCTGTGCTTCTGAACCGGGCGCCTACGCTCCACCGCCTTGGGATTCAGGCTTTCGAGCCGGTGCTTGTGGAAGGGAAAGCAATAAAACTGCACCCCCTGGTATGCCACGCATTCAACGCCGATTTCGACGGCGATCAAATGGCGGTCCACGTGCCCCTGACCCAGGCTGCGCAGATGGAATGCTGGACCCTCATGCTTTCCGCGCGGAATCTCCTCAACCCTGCCAACGGCAAGACTATTGTGTTCCCTTCGCAGGACATGGTGCTGGGCATAAACTTCCTTACAAGGATCAAGCCCAAGGCCCGGCGGCCGAATGTGGACAAGTATATTCCGTTGGAAAAGCAGTACGCTCTGGAGACACGGTACCCCGAGGCGCGTAAGGCGAGTCTGGAAAAGCAGAATGCCCTGGAGACACAGCTTTCTGTGGAAAAGGAAAAGAACGAGGCAAAATATCGGGGACTGGATAGCGCGTTCGTTGCAGAAGAGAAGAAGAAGGATGAAAAAAAGTACCAGGATCTGAAAGATTCGCTGGCTGCGGAAAAGAAACAGTACCAGGAATTGGAAACCCAGCTTGTCCTTGCAAGGAAGCTTGCCCTGGAAAAGAATCCCGATCTGGCGCAAAATCCCGATTTGGAAGCAAAGCTTAGCCAGCTCATCCCCCGCTATACATCCCTGGACGAAATACTTATGGCCATAGAAGCCAAGTCCCTTGATTGGGAAGCGGTAATCAAGATAAAGCCCGTTAAATTCCCCATTTGGGGCAAGATTGGCGAGGAAGCCAAACCCGACAAAGACGGCCTTATCGAAACCACCCCCGGACGCCTCGTGTTTAACGATGAGATGCCCCCGGAGATCCCCTTCCTCAACTACGAGTTGAAAGACAAGGAGCTCAGGGCCCTTATCGAAAATGTCTTCAGCGAAAAAGGCTCCTGGATAACAGTAAAAATGCTGGATGTCATCAAGGCAACAGGCTATAAATATGCCACAGTCTTCGGGGCGACAATCGGGGTGGACGACATTATAGTGCCTGTCGAAAAGGCGGCCATGATCGAAGAGGCCAACAAGAAAGTTGAAGAAATCCAGCGGCATCACCGCGAAGGCACTATCACCCAGGAAGAGCGCCACATCAACACGGAAGTGGTGTGGACCAAGACCAATGAAGCCCTTACCGACATTATGATGCAGACCCTGGAAAAAGACAGGGATGGCTTCAACTCCATGTATATGATGGCAAACTCGGGCGCCCGGGGCTCCCGCAACCAAATACGCCAGCTTGCAGGCATGCGCGGTCTTATGCAAAAGCCCTCGGGCGAAACCATTGAACTTCCCATCAGGTCGAACTTCAAAGAAGGGCTTTCGGTCATTGAATTCTTTATTTCTACTAACGGCGCTCGCAAGGGCCTTGCCGATACAGCCCTCAAGACCGCCGAGGCAGGCTACCTTACCCGCCGCCTTGTTGACATTGCCCAGGATGTGGTGGTCAACGAGGACGACTGCGGAACCATCAATGGAGTCTCTTATTCGGCGATCAAAAACGGCGAAGAGATTGTCGAGCCTTTGAGGGACCGCATAGTGGGGCGCTATACCCTTGAACAGGTAAAGCATCCCATAACCAAGGAACTCATCGTCGATGTAAACGAGGAAATCACCGAAGTCGTTGTCAAAAAGATCGAAGCGGCAGGGGTGGAAACTGTGCGCATCAGGACGGTTCTTACCTGCGAGGCCAAGCATGGCGTTTGCCGCATGTGCTACGGGCGCAACCTTGCCACAAACCGTTCGGTTGACATAGGCGAAGCGGTAGGCACTATCGCTGCGCAGTCCATCGGCCAGCCCGGTACCCAGCTCACCATGCGTACTTTCCATACAGGCGGGGCCGCATTAAAGATCAGCGAAGAAAACCGTATCTTCTTTAAGTACCCTGTGTATGTGCGCGATGTGGACGGCGCCCATGTGGAGCTTGCGGAAGAGAAATCCGAGAATGCGGAGGGCAAACTTGAAGTCAGGAAGCCCGCCCATTGGCTCTTCACCCGCAAAGGCTTCGCCATAATCAACAGGGTAATGAAGGAATTCAAGCTCGAATCCAGGGACGAACTCCTGGCTGAAAATGGCCAGCGGGTTATCCGCGATGCGCCTATCATCAAGCGGGGCAATAAAGAGATCCTCTCTCCCGAAAATGCCTATGCCATGGTATTGGAAAAAGGCAGGAGCAGGGTCCTTTATCTTATTGGGCAGGATCAGAAGATTGAAATCCGCAACGGTTCCGAATTCGTGGTCAAGAAAGGCGACGTGGTTGAAGCCGACAAGAATATTGCGACTTTCGACCCCTTCTCCGACCCGATCATTGCGGAGGCCTCGGGTACTATTAAATATGAGGATATCATTCTCGGCACTACGTACGAAGAGAATCTTGACGAGAAAACAGGGAACAGCGAAAAGCAGATCCTGGAATTCCAGTCCGAAAACAAACAGCCCAGGATCCTCATTATTGATGATAACGGCAATGAGGCTGCTTCTTACCATCTCCCCGGCGGCGCCTACCTTAATGTGGACGAAGGCCAGAAGATCAGCGCGGGCCGTACTATTGCCAAGACCCTTAAGGAATCCGGCAAGACCATGGACATCACTTCGGGCCTTCCCCGGATTTCCGAGCTCTTCGAAGCGCGCAAGCCCAAGAGCCCCGCAGTCCTTGCGGAGGTTTCCGGCGTAGTGCGCTTCAAGAACATTGTGAAGGGCAAGCGTGTCGTGATCATCGAGGATGCCTTTGGCAAGGAATACAAACACCTTATCCCCATGAGCAAACGGATCCTCATACGCGATGGCGATACTGTGGAAGCAGGCGAAAGCCTTTGCCTTGGCGCAGTCAATCCCCACGATGTGCTTCATATTAAAGGTGAAAGCCATCTCCAGCGCTACCTCATGGACGAGATACAGCAGGTCTACCGTGTCCAGGGTGTTACCATCAACGATAAACACATCGGCGTCATTGTGCGCCAAATGATGCGCAAGGTAGAAATTGTAAAGGTAGGGGACACCAAGTTCATTTATGGGCAGCTCGTAGACAAGTACCGCTTCCACGAAGAGAACCATCGGGTCATGGCGCAGGGCGGGCAGCCCGGAGTGGCGCGACCTGTTTTCCAGGGAATCACCAAGGCTTCGCTCAACATAGACTCTTTCCTCTCGGCGGCAAGCTTCCAGGAAACCACCAGGGTACTCACCAATGCTGCGATAGCAGGGTCAACCGATTACCTCCGGGGCCTCAAGGAGAACATCCTCATCGGCCATCCCATACCCGCAGGTACCGGCATGAAGCGCTACCGCCAGGTGAAGCTCTTCGACGAGGAACAGCAGGATCTTGATGCCTACATGGAAGAAATCCTCGAAAAGCGCAAGCTTGAAAAAGCAGCTGAGGCCGCCCGCGAGGACGGAGACTTCCCCGTTGATGACACCGATGTTGAGGCTGATTCCGAAGTCGATGACGAAACCGACGACGATGCCGAACCGGAAGCCGAAAGCACCGGAGCTGAAGTATAA